In Nocardia yunnanensis, one DNA window encodes the following:
- the hisH gene encoding imidazole glycerol phosphate synthase subunit HisH: MTKKIALLDYGSGNLHSAGRALARTGAEVTITADPEIALNADGLVVPGVGAYAACMSGLRAVRGERIIGKRLSGGRPVLGICVGMQILFERGVEFGVETEGCAEWPGTVERLDAPVLPHMGWNTVKAPEDSVLFAGMDADTRFYFVHSYAAQHWAWTDDGSQIAPAKLTWAEHGVPFLAAVENGPLSATQFHPEKSGDAGAQLLRNWIDSI, translated from the coding sequence GTGACCAAGAAGATCGCGCTGCTGGACTACGGCTCCGGCAACCTGCACTCGGCCGGCCGGGCGTTGGCGCGCACCGGCGCGGAGGTCACCATCACCGCCGATCCCGAGATCGCCTTGAACGCCGACGGTCTCGTGGTGCCCGGCGTCGGCGCGTACGCCGCCTGCATGAGCGGGCTGCGGGCGGTGCGCGGGGAACGCATCATCGGCAAGCGGCTCTCCGGCGGCCGGCCGGTGCTCGGCATCTGCGTCGGCATGCAGATTCTGTTCGAACGCGGCGTCGAATTCGGCGTCGAGACCGAGGGTTGCGCCGAATGGCCGGGCACCGTGGAGCGTCTGGACGCGCCGGTGCTGCCGCACATGGGATGGAACACGGTCAAGGCGCCCGAGGACAGCGTGCTGTTCGCGGGCATGGACGCCGACACCCGGTTCTACTTCGTGCACTCGTACGCGGCCCAGCACTGGGCCTGGACCGACGACGGCTCGCAGATCGCCCCCGCCAAGCTCACCTGGGCCGAGCACGGCGTGCCGTTCCTGGCCGCGGTCGAGAACGGGCCGTTGAGCGCCACCCAGTTCCACCCGGAGAAGTCCGGCGACGCGGGAGCGCAGCTGCTGCGCAACTGGATCGACTCGATCTGA
- a CDS encoding MarR family winged helix-turn-helix transcriptional regulator, translated as MNPALGGASGRLRALPTRLLGQVAILANRCTEKALAPTGSRRYHYALLATLDEHGALSQAEAGRRTGIDRSDVAAAVNDLAGRGLVHRAPDPGDRRRNILVLTPAGRAHLAELDERLEEAQRELLPGFSAAERAHLVLILDRILESHTRAV; from the coding sequence ATGAATCCAGCGCTCGGCGGGGCCTCGGGCCGACTGCGCGCCCTGCCCACCCGCCTCCTCGGCCAGGTCGCGATCCTCGCCAACCGCTGCACCGAGAAAGCCTTGGCGCCCACCGGTTCCCGCCGCTACCACTACGCGCTGCTGGCCACCCTCGACGAGCACGGCGCGCTCAGCCAGGCCGAGGCGGGCCGGCGCACCGGGATCGATCGCAGCGATGTGGCGGCCGCGGTCAACGACCTCGCCGGGCGCGGTCTCGTGCACCGCGCGCCGGACCCCGGCGACCGCCGCCGCAATATCCTCGTGCTCACCCCGGCGGGCCGAGCGCACCTGGCCGAGCTGGACGAACGCCTGGAAGAGGCGCAGCGCGAATTGCTTCCGGGCTTCAGCGCCGCCGAACGCGCGCACCTGGTCCTGATCCTCGACCGCATTCTCGAATCCCACACCCGCGCGGTCTGA
- the yidC gene encoding membrane protein insertase YidC → MLDFIYYPVSAVLWLWHTLFASILGATAGLAWVLAIVLLVMTLRALLFRPFMAQLKFSRALAEMQPKVQEIKRKHAGDREKQALAIQELQKESGVNVLTGFLPLIGQSLVFVGLYHVLRSFQPGHSRNYVFDAAQVQSFLDAKLFGAPLSATLTHAGSSFLTVAAVAIPLMIVAAVATHFTARAAIARQTAPSDGPAASQARLMNVLSQWVFPAAALLFGPFMPVAILLYFVTQNAWTFAQQHLVARASLAGR, encoded by the coding sequence ATGCTCGATTTCATCTACTACCCCGTGTCCGCCGTATTGTGGCTGTGGCACACGCTTTTCGCGTCGATTCTCGGCGCGACCGCCGGCCTGGCCTGGGTGCTGGCCATCGTCTTGCTGGTCATGACGCTGCGGGCGCTGCTGTTCCGCCCGTTCATGGCCCAGCTGAAGTTCTCTCGCGCGCTGGCCGAGATGCAGCCAAAGGTGCAGGAGATCAAGCGCAAGCACGCCGGCGACCGCGAGAAGCAGGCGCTGGCCATCCAGGAGTTGCAGAAGGAGAGCGGCGTCAACGTGCTGACCGGGTTCCTGCCCCTCATCGGGCAGAGCCTGGTCTTCGTCGGCCTCTACCACGTGCTGCGGTCCTTCCAGCCGGGGCACTCGCGCAACTACGTGTTCGACGCCGCCCAGGTGCAGTCGTTCCTGGACGCGAAACTGTTCGGCGCGCCGCTGTCGGCCACCCTCACCCACGCCGGCTCGTCCTTCCTCACGGTGGCGGCCGTGGCCATCCCGCTCATGATCGTCGCCGCCGTCGCCACCCACTTCACCGCCCGCGCCGCCATCGCCCGCCAAACCGCGCCGTCGGACGGACCGGCCGCCTCCCAGGCCCGGCTGATGAACGTGCTGTCGCAGTGGGTGTTTCCCGCCGCGGCCCTGCTGTTCGGCCCGTTCATGCCGGTCGCCATCCTGCTCTACTTCGTCACCCAGAACGCGTGGACCTTCGCCCAGCAGCATCTGGTCGCGCGTGCGAGCTTGGCCGGGCGGTAA
- the hisD gene encoding histidinol dehydrogenase yields MTSRIELARVDLRGRTPTAAELRAALPRGGVDVDSVLHHVRPVVEAIRDRGVAAAQEFSEKFDGVKPASVRVPAAELDKALAELDPAVRTALEIAIERTRTVHDDQRRTDKTTQVVLGGTVTERWIPVERVGLYVPGGNAVYPSSVVMNVVPAQAAGVDSLVVASPPQAQFGGLPHPTILAAAKLLGVAEVWAVGGAQAVALLSYGGTDTDGAQLEPVDMITGPGNIYVTAAKRLCRGLVGIDAEAGPTEIAILADATADPVHVAADLISQAEHDVLAASVLVTDSVELADAVDAALTAQLAVVKHHDRVAEALSGKQSGTVLVDDIAQGLRVVDAYAAEHLEIQTADAAAVAARVRSAGAVFVGAWSPVSLGDYCAGSNHVLPTAGCARHSSGLSVQTFLRGIHVVEYSEAALKDVAGHVVALANAEDLPAHGQAVQARFGELR; encoded by the coding sequence ATGACAAGCCGCATCGAGCTCGCCCGCGTCGATTTGCGCGGACGTACTCCCACTGCTGCCGAACTGCGCGCGGCACTGCCGCGCGGGGGCGTCGACGTGGACTCGGTGCTGCATCATGTGCGACCGGTCGTGGAGGCCATCCGCGACCGGGGCGTGGCCGCCGCTCAGGAATTCAGCGAGAAGTTCGACGGTGTCAAGCCCGCCTCGGTGCGCGTGCCCGCCGCCGAGCTGGACAAGGCGCTCGCCGAGCTGGATCCGGCCGTGCGCACCGCCCTCGAGATCGCCATCGAACGCACCCGCACGGTGCACGACGATCAGCGGCGCACCGACAAGACCACCCAGGTGGTGCTCGGCGGCACCGTCACCGAACGCTGGATTCCGGTCGAGCGGGTCGGGCTGTACGTGCCCGGCGGCAATGCCGTCTATCCGTCCTCTGTGGTCATGAACGTGGTGCCGGCGCAGGCCGCGGGCGTGGATTCGCTGGTCGTGGCCTCCCCGCCGCAAGCCCAGTTCGGCGGCCTGCCGCACCCGACCATCCTCGCGGCCGCCAAGCTGCTGGGTGTCGCGGAGGTGTGGGCGGTCGGCGGCGCGCAAGCGGTGGCCCTGCTGTCCTACGGCGGCACCGACACCGACGGCGCGCAGCTGGAACCGGTCGACATGATCACCGGCCCCGGCAATATCTATGTGACCGCCGCCAAGCGCCTGTGCCGCGGACTGGTCGGCATCGACGCCGAGGCCGGGCCGACCGAGATCGCCATCCTGGCCGACGCCACCGCCGATCCGGTGCACGTGGCCGCCGACCTCATCTCGCAGGCCGAACACGACGTGCTGGCCGCCAGCGTGCTGGTGACCGACAGCGTGGAGCTGGCCGACGCGGTGGACGCCGCGCTGACCGCGCAGCTGGCCGTGGTCAAGCACCACGATCGTGTCGCGGAAGCGTTGTCGGGCAAGCAGTCCGGCACCGTGCTCGTCGACGACATCGCCCAGGGCCTGCGCGTGGTCGACGCCTACGCCGCCGAGCACCTCGAGATTCAGACCGCCGACGCCGCCGCCGTCGCGGCCCGGGTGCGTTCCGCCGGAGCGGTTTTCGTGGGCGCCTGGTCGCCGGTGTCGCTGGGCGACTACTGCGCGGGCTCCAACCACGTGCTGCCCACCGCCGGATGCGCCCGCCACTCCTCGGGTTTGAGCGTGCAGACCTTCCTGCGCGGCATCCACGTCGTCGAGTACTCCGAGGCCGCGCTGAAGGATGTCGCCGGACACGTGGTGGCGCTGGCCAATGCCGAGGATCTGCCCGCGCACGGGCAGGCCGTGCAGGCGCGATTCGGGGAGCTGCGGTGA
- the hisB gene encoding imidazoleglycerol-phosphate dehydratase HisB, whose translation MTTDRTEARPADRIARVERTTRESSIVVELNLDGSGKTDISTGVPFYDHMLTAFGQHGSFDLTVQAKGDIEIEAHHTVEDTAIVIGQALGQALGDKKGIRRFGDCFIPMDETLAHAVVDVSGRPYCVHTGEPDHMLHTIIPSVAPTASYSTVINRHVFESIALNARIALHVRVLYGRDQHHITEAEFKAVARALRAAVEYDPRVTGVPSTKGSL comes from the coding sequence ATGACCACCGACCGCACCGAGGCCCGGCCCGCCGACCGGATCGCCCGCGTCGAGCGCACCACCCGCGAATCCAGCATCGTGGTCGAGCTCAACCTGGACGGCTCCGGCAAGACCGACATCTCCACCGGCGTCCCGTTCTACGACCACATGCTGACCGCCTTCGGCCAGCACGGCAGCTTCGACCTCACCGTGCAGGCCAAGGGCGATATCGAGATCGAGGCCCACCACACCGTCGAGGACACCGCCATCGTCATCGGCCAGGCGCTGGGGCAGGCGCTCGGCGACAAGAAGGGCATTCGCCGCTTCGGCGACTGCTTCATTCCGATGGACGAGACCCTCGCGCACGCCGTCGTCGACGTGTCCGGGCGGCCGTACTGCGTGCACACCGGGGAACCGGATCACATGCTGCACACCATCATTCCCAGCGTCGCCCCCACCGCGTCGTACTCGACGGTCATCAACCGGCACGTGTTCGAGTCCATCGCGCTCAACGCGCGCATCGCCCTGCATGTGCGGGTGCTCTACGGTCGCGACCAGCACCACATCACCGAGGCCGAATTCAAGGCTGTCGCACGGGCTTTGCGCGCGGCGGTCGAATACGATCCGCGCGTCACCGGCGTGCCTTCGACGAAGGGCTCGCTGTGA
- a CDS encoding patatin-like phospholipase family protein, protein MHTNLYSTRHVTLSQAAARPSGQARRERALVLGGGGSAGNAWLLGVTAGLLAGGLDVTDADLIIGTSAGATAAAQITAANPAQLYADVLTAVPPRRPGPSGTANGPSGPGSGPSRPAGGPSGPPSGPSGSVADHMRVTAEIIAAATDPADLRRRLGAASLELDAGSDGSAQARWRSIVATRLPSPEWPKQLVYTTAIDACTGEPVVFDRYSGVELVDAVAASTDNGFGMGPYEIGDSRYLDGGYRRSAENADLAAGYERVLVLSPLGGRTRTPRDWGTQLATQVEELRAAGSTVETIMPDDATVDSFGTLMDPGIRPPAARAGYEQGKARAAQLTEFWLR, encoded by the coding sequence ATGCACACGAATCTCTACTCCACCCGGCACGTGACCCTGTCGCAGGCCGCCGCTCGCCCCTCCGGGCAGGCCCGGCGCGAGCGGGCCCTGGTTCTCGGCGGCGGCGGATCGGCGGGCAACGCCTGGTTGCTCGGCGTCACGGCCGGACTGCTCGCGGGCGGACTGGACGTGACCGACGCCGATCTCATCATCGGCACCTCGGCCGGTGCGACGGCCGCGGCCCAGATCACCGCGGCGAACCCGGCCCAGCTCTACGCCGACGTCCTCACCGCCGTGCCACCGCGACGGCCAGGTCCGTCCGGAACAGCGAACGGTCCGAGCGGACCGGGAAGCGGTCCAAGCAGACCGGCTGGTGGTCCGAGCGGACCGCCCAGCGGTCCGTCCGGATCGGTCGCCGACCATATGCGGGTGACCGCCGAGATCATTGCCGCTGCAACGGATCCGGCCGATCTGCGCCGCCGCCTGGGTGCGGCGTCGCTCGAGCTGGATGCGGGGTCGGACGGCTCCGCGCAGGCGCGGTGGCGCTCCATCGTCGCGACGCGGCTGCCCAGCCCGGAGTGGCCGAAGCAGCTGGTGTACACGACCGCGATCGACGCCTGCACCGGTGAACCGGTCGTCTTCGACCGCTACAGCGGGGTCGAGCTCGTGGACGCGGTCGCCGCCAGCACCGACAACGGTTTCGGTATGGGCCCCTACGAGATCGGCGACAGCCGCTACCTCGACGGCGGCTACCGGCGATCGGCCGAGAACGCCGATCTGGCAGCCGGATACGAGCGCGTGCTGGTGCTCTCGCCGCTCGGCGGCCGGACCCGCACGCCGCGGGACTGGGGTACCCAGCTCGCTACGCAGGTCGAGGAACTGCGCGCGGCCGGCAGCACGGTCGAGACGATCATGCCGGACGACGCCACCGTCGACTCGTTCGGCACCCTGATGGATCCGGGGATCCGCCCGCCCGCGGCGCGCGCCGGCTACGAGCAGGGCAAGGCCCGGGCCGCGCAGCTCACCGAATTCTGGCTCCGCTGA
- a CDS encoding aldo/keto reductase yields the protein MDANSLATIRRAVEAGVNWIDTAAVYGLGHSEEVVGKAIAGLPEADRPLLFTKAGLVWDENDRAAAPKRIMAARSVRRELEDSLRRLSVERIDLYQVHWPDTGAALDFSDPDGVDPALATPLEEYWQTMAELVREGKVRAIGLSNHEVPQLEIAESIAHVDAIQPQFSLLKRQSADELAWAAAHHTGGIIYQPQHSDLLTGAFSAERVAALPDDDWRKGFPEFTTELDRNLALVEALRPIAAAHDTTVSAVAIAWTLTWPGVTGAIVGARRPEQVDGWIDAAALELTTADLDAIAAALRTTGAGEGPIGR from the coding sequence ATCGACGCCAATTCCCTCGCCACCATTCGCCGCGCCGTCGAGGCGGGCGTGAACTGGATCGACACCGCCGCCGTCTACGGCCTCGGCCACTCCGAGGAGGTCGTCGGCAAGGCGATCGCCGGACTGCCCGAAGCGGATCGGCCGTTGCTGTTCACCAAGGCCGGACTGGTCTGGGACGAGAACGACCGCGCCGCCGCCCCCAAGCGGATCATGGCCGCGCGCAGCGTGCGCCGCGAGCTCGAGGATTCGCTGCGCCGGTTGAGCGTCGAACGCATCGACCTGTACCAGGTGCACTGGCCCGATACCGGTGCCGCGCTGGACTTCTCGGACCCCGACGGCGTCGACCCGGCCCTGGCCACCCCGCTCGAGGAATACTGGCAGACCATGGCCGAGCTGGTCCGCGAAGGCAAGGTGCGCGCCATCGGACTGTCCAATCACGAGGTGCCGCAACTCGAGATCGCGGAGTCCATCGCCCACGTGGATGCCATCCAACCGCAGTTCTCGCTGCTCAAGCGCCAGTCGGCGGACGAATTGGCCTGGGCGGCAGCGCATCACACCGGTGGCATCATCTACCAGCCGCAGCATTCGGACCTGTTGACCGGCGCCTTCTCCGCCGAACGGGTCGCCGCGCTGCCGGATGACGACTGGCGCAAGGGCTTCCCGGAGTTCACCACCGAACTCGACCGCAATCTGGCGCTGGTGGAGGCGCTGCGGCCGATCGCCGCCGCCCACGACACCACGGTGTCCGCGGTCGCCATCGCCTGGACCCTGACCTGGCCCGGCGTCACCGGCGCCATCGTCGGGGCCCGCCGTCCCGAACAGGTGGACGGCTGGATCGACGCCGCCGCACTGGAATTGACCACCGCCGACCTGGACGCCATCGCCGCCGCCCTGCGGACCACCGGCGCGGGCGAGGGCCCCATCGGCCGCTAG
- a CDS encoding DUF6412 domain-containing protein: MVTRVRGAALLVCALVVSAWAVLYLGAAGPDSLLVLGAAALVAVTAALLSARGPRRVATAPGGPGESAAGRRRGTFRRQSHPDAAGRPRPRAPGFFAA; this comes from the coding sequence ATGGTTACGCGGGTTCGGGGTGCGGCGCTGCTGGTGTGCGCGCTCGTGGTGTCCGCGTGGGCCGTGTTGTATCTCGGTGCGGCCGGCCCGGATTCGTTGCTGGTGCTGGGTGCGGCCGCGTTGGTCGCGGTCACCGCGGCGTTGTTGTCGGCGCGCGGGCCACGGCGGGTGGCCACGGCGCCCGGGGGCCCGGGGGAATCGGCCGCCGGCCGGCGGCGGGGCACCTTCCGGCGGCAGAGCCATCCCGATGCGGCGGGGCGTCCGCGTCCGCGCGCTCCAGGATTCTTCGCGGCCTGA
- a CDS encoding histidinol-phosphate transaminase gives MNAVTVPGSNISLDDLPLRDNLRGKSPYGAPQLTVPVQLNTNENPHPPSRALVDDVAESVRAAALDLHRYPDRDAVGLRTDLAAYLTRQTGVAVDVANVWAANGSNEILQQLLQAFGGPGRSALGFVPSYSMHPIISEGIDTEWIEAKRNGDFSLDIDYAVMSVSEKKPDVVFVTSPNNPTGHSIPLADLERILAAAPGIVVVDEAYGEFSSAPSAIGLIDKYPSKLVVSRTMSKAFAFAGGRLGYLVAAPAVIDAMLLVRLPYHLSVVTQAAARAALRHADETLGSVHELAAQRDRVMAALTELGYDVIPSDANFVLFGRFADAPRAWQHYLDEGVLIRDVGIPGYLRTTIGLAAENDEFLRVSAKLASEELIAR, from the coding sequence GTGAACGCCGTGACCGTCCCCGGATCGAACATCTCGCTCGACGACCTGCCGCTGCGCGACAACCTGCGCGGCAAGAGCCCGTACGGCGCACCGCAGTTGACCGTGCCCGTCCAGCTCAACACCAACGAGAACCCGCACCCGCCCAGCCGGGCGCTGGTCGACGACGTCGCCGAGTCCGTGCGGGCCGCGGCGCTGGATCTGCACCGCTACCCCGATCGCGACGCGGTCGGCCTGCGCACCGATCTGGCCGCCTACCTGACCCGACAGACCGGTGTCGCGGTGGACGTGGCCAATGTCTGGGCGGCCAACGGCTCCAACGAGATCCTCCAGCAGCTGCTGCAGGCGTTCGGCGGACCCGGCCGCAGCGCACTGGGTTTCGTGCCCTCCTACTCGATGCACCCGATCATCTCCGAGGGCATCGACACCGAGTGGATCGAGGCCAAGCGCAACGGCGACTTCTCCCTCGACATCGACTACGCGGTCATGTCGGTCAGCGAGAAGAAGCCCGACGTGGTGTTCGTGACCAGCCCCAACAACCCGACCGGGCACAGCATCCCGCTCGCGGACCTGGAACGGATCCTCGCGGCCGCGCCCGGCATCGTCGTGGTGGACGAGGCATACGGCGAATTCTCCTCCGCCCCTTCGGCCATCGGCCTGATCGACAAATATCCGAGCAAGCTGGTGGTCAGCCGCACCATGTCCAAGGCGTTCGCCTTCGCGGGCGGGCGGCTCGGCTACCTGGTGGCCGCGCCCGCGGTCATCGACGCCATGCTGCTGGTGCGGCTGCCCTATCACCTGTCGGTGGTCACCCAGGCCGCCGCCCGGGCGGCGCTGCGGCACGCGGACGAAACCCTGGGCAGCGTCCACGAATTGGCGGCGCAGCGCGATCGCGTGATGGCGGCTTTGACCGAACTGGGCTACGACGTCATCCCGTCGGACGCCAACTTCGTGCTCTTCGGCCGCTTCGCCGACGCCCCGCGCGCCTGGCAGCACTACCTCGACGAGGGCGTGCTCATCCGCGACGTCGGCATCCCCGGCTACCTGCGCACCACCATCGGCCTCGCCGCCGAGAACGACGAATTCCTGCGCGTCAGCGCGAAACTGGCGTCCGAGGAGCTGATCGCCCGATGA
- a CDS encoding putative quinol monooxygenase — protein sequence MTLHVVAELRAATGQEDRLRTALEAMIEPSLAEPGCLSYQPFTNPNSPAHMVVVEEWQDADALENHFVTEHFKHVAGVLDGILAEPMTIKRLVAE from the coding sequence ATGACCCTGCACGTCGTCGCCGAACTGCGCGCCGCCACCGGCCAGGAGGACCGCCTGCGCACCGCCCTGGAGGCCATGATCGAGCCCTCCCTGGCCGAACCCGGCTGCCTGTCCTACCAGCCCTTCACCAACCCGAACAGCCCCGCGCACATGGTCGTGGTGGAGGAATGGCAAGACGCCGACGCCCTCGAAAACCACTTCGTGACCGAGCATTTCAAGCACGTCGCCGGCGTCCTGGACGGCATCCTCGCCGAACCCATGACCATCAAGCGGCTCGTCGCCGAATAG